The candidate division WOR-3 bacterium genome includes the window AGTAAGTTTTGCATTAGAAGTTTTATAAATTGTCAACTTCAATAATCCTTTGTGGTGTTAGGATATAATTAACTTTTACATCTTTTTCTCTTACTAAATAAGAAAAATCCGCAACAATCTGACATTCGTGAACAATTGTTATAACTTTGGCATTGGGTTTTAATAAATTTTTGATTTTTAGTTCCTCATATTCTCTATCACCATAACCTTTACCTTTGCCCAAACGATTACCTTTTAGATCGACCGCAACACTACCTTGAATAAATAAATCCGCTGGTGTTTTAGGTGATTGGCCATATCTTTTAAGTCCTTGAATTGTAATTGCCTTATCTGCGAGTTCTTTGCCTTTAATTTCTTTATAATCCGTTATATGAGGCAAGGCTACTAACAGCGTCTTACCACTTGCTAAAATTAATCTTCGGGCAGCAATTAAGACGGCATCAGGTGCCGTAAAAATACATTGCGCAGTCTCAAACTCAGGGATTTCTAACAATCGAGAACAAGCACTTTCCGCCCCAATAAAATTAGGAATTCTACCATAACAAGGTTTAGGAAAAGTAATAAGATTGTTCTTTTCCATATAATCCCAAATACGAAAACGAATTTCGTCCTTAGTCATAATCTACTATTTTACAAAAAATTGTTTGTAAATTATATCATAGAATCTCCTTTATTCAACCATTTCTAACAGCAAAGGTATTTAATATTTAATATGTCTAAGTCAATACTGTTCTTATGGTTAAAACAAGTATAAATGGATTAGTATTTAATCCACTCCGAATTCAATTTAGAACTCCAATTTTGATTTCAATATTTCAAGCCGGTATAATAAGTTGAGACCTATTATTCTGCAGATAGGTATCTGTTTTATTCCAAACACCTACAAAATCTTTCTTAAAAAAGTGGAGAGCGATAATTAAATCTTATGGAAAATTTGGAATACATTTTGTTATAGGAGATATAATCAGATGTCCCTGTTCGTCATCTCCATCATCCTACTCGCAATCCAAACATAACCTGTAAATAAAATAATACCTCAAAATGTAAATAAATAATACCGAAAATTGCAATTTCTCCAAAAATCCCTGACATTTTACACACATTGATAATAAAATTTGTCAATTAAAAATAATCAAAGTTTATGAAAAATTAGGATTTACGGCAATTTGAAGATATAATCAAATTTTGTCTGCTGATACC containing:
- a CDS encoding 5-formyltetrahydrofolate cyclo-ligase, which codes for MTKDEIRFRIWDYMEKNNLITFPKPCYGRIPNFIGAESACSRLLEIPEFETAQCIFTAPDAVLIAARRLILASGKTLLVALPHITDYKEIKGKELADKAITIQGLKRYGQSPKTPADLFIQGSVAVDLKGNRLGKGKGYGDREYEELKIKNLLKPNAKVITIVHECQIVADFSYLVREKDVKVNYILTPQRIIEVDNL